The DNA window GTGTTTTCAATGTGGAAGACAAATATGTAATTCTAgaaatcaaaattgaaaattaGAATTTCTTACCTTGTGCAAGCATGTTAAATTCCAAGAACAGTGCTATGTGGTAAAGTTCCATGGCTTCTTCTGCCCTGGTCATGTTTGGCTTCCCTGCGACGAGAGCCTGAACTTCACTGAGACTCCCCACAGAGGGGCTACAGTGCAAACCGGAGAGGTCCACCACATCAGtatacatacagtgtaatataacTTTCGCATACTTTTTGGGTATAATGGACTCGTCTAATATAATTCTTGTGGGAGTCCTCAAAGTTCGGTCTGTGATTTCTTCACCAGTCCGTATCCTCCTTTGTAATAAATTCCGAAAAAATGGGGACCGTGCTGAAATAATAGCCTTGTGAGCTTTGAGCTCTTCATCTAAACAGTTCTGATTTCCACCAAAAGCTTCAACCAGTTCAGAGTCTGAAGAAAAACTAAGGACGACATCATAATAACACATGTAATCAAAAAGTCCACGCATATCTACATCAAGGGAATTTGGTGTTCCAAATTCTTCACTAAGCTGGACGAGAATATCAACATTTTGAAACCTTGAGTCCTCCATTCCAAACTCTCCTGTATAAAGGTAGTGTAGCAAAGCAGAAAACATGGGCATATCTATACCAGCCGTACTGATGTCCATAATGATCTCTGCCCCATACTCTGGTGAAGAAGAAAGCAgcgttttaaaaaatggacaccTTGCTGCCAAAATGGCACGATGAACAGGAAAACAAGTTTCTTGAAATATTAAGTCTACATCAGTACAATACTTGTACTCATAAAGATCGGCCATATCTTTCTGTAATGTCCGAGCTTCTGGTCTAGCCAAACTGGCTTGTAGAGAAAGCTCCTTTAAGGCTGAAGTTCCCTCATATTCCTCCACTAAAGCATTAACATCTCTAACATCCCACCCAGAGAGGAGTTCTCGCATCTGCTTGGCATGATCGGCAGACCTATTAGATTTTCGACGCTTAATAAACTTCTTTTTGAGGGTGGCAAGGCCAgaggttctcttttttttgtcttgtggTTTCTCATGGCCATGGTCAAGGCTATATAATTTCGATTCACAACCATAGCCTTGCTGAGAATAGGATGATGTCCctaaaaaggaaatcaaacaaatgaaattgtatttctttgttcttaACGTTCATCTTCAATATTCATTTTAACACATATTTCACGCTAGAAATTTTTAGAGAAGACATTCCTGAACCATTCAAATAAAGTTGACTTTTGTttctataaagaaatttaaaagatcaaatcattcacttttatattaaataaggaacagagacagagcagattATTCTTTACTTGAAAACATGCTTTTGGTTCTCTGGCTATCAAAACCCAGATATCATAGATTTTAATGATGGACTTTTAGGAAATGAGAGTTAACTGGATTTGTAAATTCAGAATACTACTTATATATaattgtgaaatgtttttttttttttttttttccttaactacACCAAGGCTGCTTTGCACTGGGGAAAATAAATGGACCAGGACACAAGAAgcatgtatttcattattttcacaaCAGTGGAGATTGCTAGCTTTCCGGGGGCAGATGGCAATTATGGTTAAGACACCAAAGAAAAGATCAATGGTGCTACAGCAGCTTGGTtaggataaaaatcatacaagCCAAATTCACATTTGTTGGGGGGAAAATCTGGATGCTACAGAATCATTATCTATAATAACTTCTTCACAATTCAATTCTCTTTTCATCCAAAAAGACCACTGAAGACACAATTCTATTCatattcacaaaagaaaatgaaatcagaaaaactGAAACCATTACCTATAAAAGTCTGTTGGGCTTGAGGATTTCCCCCTACCCTCGGGGAACATGAATGAGGATAGTTAGATGCATTAGCACCCATTTTCTTCAGTCACTCAGGCATTCCATCTGCTGGTTCTTCAGAGTGTAATCCCAGAGGCCTTTACGAACTTTCAACCCTGGATCCAGCAGCCtcttttcatccatttctttatatgaaacaaaaataattttattcattttttcaaatgtatctCAAATtgcacagtttaaaaaaaaaacaagctactgaaaactgcttttatttgcaaatgacatgctgtcaaattcacatgtaaaaatttcagaaaatgtaaacaaatagtTAAACTTGAATTATGAATCAGTGTTAGCTGCAATTTTGAGCCATAAAATGTACCAATTATGTACTTTCTAAGGCAATGAAAAGTAACAAATCAgactaatttaaatatataattatggaAAGAGTATTTCAAATCATAGGGAAAAGTAGAgactaaaaaattgaaaaaaattatttattttttttactctttagaGGCAACCACCAGTTATTATAATCTAACATTTTAAGCAATTTATAAACATTGAAGAGGTTGATACCAGAAGATGATCCTCCTTGTGAAgtcctgaaataaaaatactactttgGGGCGGCtaagtggcttagtcggttaagcatccgactcttgattttggcttaagtcgtGATCTTATGCACGGTTTgcgggatcaagcctcacatcagggtctgtgctgacaaggcagagcctgcttgggaatctctttctctttctgcctctctcctgttcacgctctctctcaaaataaataaataaacttaaatacattGCTTGCTATTACCTGATATGATGACTT is part of the Neofelis nebulosa isolate mNeoNeb1 chromosome 7, mNeoNeb1.pri, whole genome shotgun sequence genome and encodes:
- the BTBD7 gene encoding BTB/POZ domain-containing protein 7 isoform X4; the encoded protein is MGANASNYPHSCSPRVGGNPQAQQTFIGTSSYSQQGYGCESKLYSLDHGHEKPQDKKKRTSGLATLKKKFIKRRKSNRSADHAKQMRELLSGWDVRDVNALVEEYEGTSALKELSLQASLARPEARTLQKDMADLYEYKYCTDVDLIFQETCFPVHRAILAARCPFFKTLLSSSPEYGAEIIMDISTAGIDMPMFSALLHYLYTGEFGMEDSRFQNVDILVQLSEEFGTPNSLDVDMRGLFDYMCYYDVVLSFSSDSELVEAFGGNQNCLDEELKAHKAIISARSPFFRNLLQRRIRTGEEITDRTLRTPTRIILDESIIPKKYAKVILHCMYTDVVDLSGLHCSPSVGSLSEVQALVAGKPNMTRAEEAMELYHIALFLEFNMLAQGCEDIIAESISLDTLIAILKWSSHPYGSKWVHRQALHFLCEEFSQVMTSDVFYELSKDHLLTAIQSDYLQASEQDILKYLIKWGEHQLMKRIADREPNLLSGTAHSVNRRGVKRRDLDIEELREILSSLLPFVRIEHILPINSEVLSDAMKRGLISTPPSDMLPTTEGGKSNAWLRQKNAGIYVRPRLFSPYVEEAKSVLDEMMVEQTDLVRLRMVRMSNVPDTLYMVSTAVPQCCHMMSHQQISSHQSSPPSVVANEIPEIHPASQDLLCEFCW
- the BTBD7 gene encoding BTB/POZ domain-containing protein 7 isoform X7, which gives rise to MGANASNYPHSCSPRVGGNPQAQQTFIGTSSYSQQGYGCESKLYSLDHGHEKPQDKKKRTSGLATLKKKFIKRRKSNRSADHAKQMRELLSGWDVRDVNALVEEYEGTSALKELSLQASLARPEARTLQKDMADLYEYKYCTDVDLIFQETCFPVHRAILAARCPFFKTLLSSSPEYGAEIIMDISTAGIDMPMFSALLHYLYTGEFGMEDSRFQNVDILVQLSEEFGTPNSLDVDMRGLFDYMCYYDVVLSFSSDSELVEAFGGNQNCLDEELKAHKAIISARSPFFRNLLQRRIRTGEEITDRTLRTPTRIILDESIIPKKYAKVILHCMYTDVVDLSGLHCSPSVGSLSEVQALVAGKPNMTRAEEAMELYHIALFLEFNMLAQVQARQIKD
- the BTBD7 gene encoding BTB/POZ domain-containing protein 7 isoform X5 produces the protein MGANASNYPHSCSPRVGGNPQAQQTFIGTSSYSQQGYGCESKLYSLDHGHEKPQDKKKRTSGLATLKKKFIKRRKSNRSADHAKQMRELLSGWDVRDVNALVEEYEGTSALKELSLQASLARPEARTLQKDMADLYEYKYCTDVDLIFQETCFPVHRAILAARCPFFKTLLSSSPEYGAEIIMDISTAGIDMPMFSALLHYLYTGEFGMEDSRFQNVDILVQLSEEFGTPNSLDVDMRGLFDYMCYYDVVLSFSSDSELVEAFGGNQNCLDEELKAHKAIISARSPFFRNLLQRRIRTGEEITDRTLRTPTRIILDESIIPKKYAKVILHCMYTDVVDLSGLHCSPSVGSLSEVQALVAGKPNMTRAEEAMELYHIALFLEFNMLAQGCEDIIAESISLDTLIAILKWSSHPYGSKWVHRQALHFLCEEFSQVMTSDVFYELSKDHLLTAIQSDYLQSQTY
- the BTBD7 gene encoding BTB/POZ domain-containing protein 7 isoform X6, with amino-acid sequence MGANASNYPHSCSPRVGGNPQAQQTFIGTSSYSQQGYGCESKLYSLDHGHEKPQDKKKRTSGLATLKKKFIKRRKSNRSADHAKQMRELLSGWDVRDVNALVEEYEGTSALKELSLQASLARPEARTLQKDMADLYEYKYCTDVDLIFQETCFPVHRAILAARCPFFKTLLSSSPEYGAEIIMDISTAGIDMPMFSALLHYLYTGEFGMEDSRFQNVDILVQLSEEFGTPNSLDVDMRGLFDYMCYYDVVLSFSSDSELVEAFGGNQNCLDEELKAHKAIISARSPFFRNLLQRRIRTGEEITDRTLRTPTRIILDESIIPKKYAKVILHCMYTDVVDLSGLHCSPSVGSLSEVQALVAGKPNMTRAEEAMELYHIALFLEFNMLAQAQLVHQATAYSV